From one Trifolium pratense cultivar HEN17-A07 linkage group LG1, ARS_RC_1.1, whole genome shotgun sequence genomic stretch:
- the LOC123905444 gene encoding BURP domain protein RD22-like produces MEFHLLHLITFLMLVLVGTNDAILPPQLYWKSMLPNTPMPKSITNLLHPGQYLTLKSKFDLGVSKRYKGGGTDVNAGKFIILPFLYLYPASETQLNYKPNVTLFFLEKDLHHGTKLNLQFSKTTSNNEAKFLPREVANSIPFSSNKLENILNKFSIKKGSKEAEIVKNTISECEEKGIKGEEKLCVTSLESMVDFTILKLGKNVEVVSTEVKKESSESQEYVIEKGVKKLGDKNKTIVCHKENYPYLVFYCHKTDATKAYSVPLEGIDGNRVKAVAVCHTDTSQWNPKHLAFQVLKFEPGTVPVCHFVPQDHVVWVSK; encoded by the exons ATGGAGTTTCATCTCCTTCACTTGATTACTTTTCTCATG CTTGTGCTAGTGGGAACAAATGATGCAATATTACCACCTCAACTTTATTGGAAATCCATGCTTCCCAACACTCCAATGCCAAAATCAATCACTAATCTCCTACACCCTGGTCAGTATCTTACTCTAAAATCTAAATTTGAT TTAGGAG TTAGTAAAAGATACAAAGGAGGTGGCACTGATGTGAATGCTGGAAAATTCATTATTCTACCATTTCTTTACCTTTATCCTGCAAGTGAGACTCAATTAAATTATAAACCAAATGTAACACTTTTCTTCTTAGAAAAGGACTTGCATCATGGAACAAAATTGAACTTACAATTCTCAAAAACCACATCGAATAATGAAGCAAAATTCTTACCTAGAGAGGTTGCTAATTCCataccattttcatcaaataAATTGGAAAACATACTCAACAAGTTTTCAATCAAGAAGGGATCAAAGGAAGCTGAAATTGTGAAAAACACGATAAGCGAATGCGAAGAAAAAGGTATCAAAGGTGAAGAAAAGCTTTGTGTGACATCATTGGAATCAATGGTTGATTTCACTATTTTGAAACTCGGAAAAAATGTTGAAGTTGTTTCAACAGAAGTGAAAAAAGAAAGTAGTGAGTCACAAGAATATGTGATAGAAAAAGGAGTGAAGAAATTGGGTGATAAGAACAAAACTATTGTGTGTCACAAAGAGAATTATCcttatttagttttttactGTCACAAAACAGATGCAACTAAAGCTTACTCTGTGCCTTTGGAAGGTATTGATGGTAACAGAGTTAAAGCTGTTGCGGTTTGTCATACTGATACTTCACAATGGAATCCTAAACATTTGGCTTTTCAAGTTCTTAAATTTGAACCTGGAACTGTTCCAGTTTGTCACTTTGTCCCACAAGATCATGTTGTGTGGGTTTCCAAGTGA